CGATCAGGAAGGCCAAGTTCATTTCAACCCAGCCCCCTGAAATCAAATCTGCGTTACTTTAAATACCTGCAGCCGCTTTTAGCGTATCGGCCTTGTCGGTGCGTTCCCATGTGAATTCTGGCTCTTCGCGGCCAAAGTGGCCATACGCTGCTGTTTTCGCATAAATCGGGCGCAGCAGATCCAGCATCTGAACAATGCCCTTGGGACGTAGGTCAAAGTGTGCGCTGACCAACTCGGTAATTGCCGCATCGTCAATCTTGCCGGTACCAAAGGTGTTGACCATGATCGAAGTGGGGCGCGCCACACCAATGGCATAGCTGACCTGCACCAGACATTTCTCGGCCAAGCCTGCTGCCACGATGTTTTTCGCCACATAACGGCCTGCGTAGGCGGCAGAGCGGTCTACCTTGGACGGGTCTTTGCCGGAAAACGCACCGCCACCATGAGGGGCTGCGCCGCCGTAGGTGTCAACAATGATCTTGCGGCCAGTTAAGCCGCAATCGCCCTGTGGGCCACCAATTACAAATCGGCCTGTGGGGTTGACCAGGAAGTTGATGTCGCCCTTGATCAGCTCTTTCGGCAACACGGGTTTGATCACTTCCTCGATCACGGCTTCACGCAGGGTGGCCAATTCGATGTCAGGTGAATGCTGGGTCGATAGCACCACTGTATCGATGCAGTAGGGCTTGCCGTCTACATACTTGATGGTCACTTGTGATTTGGCATCCGGGCGCAGCCAGGGCAAACGGCCATCCTTGCGCAGCAGGCTTTGACGCTGTACCAGCTGGTGGGAGAGGCTAATGGCCAAAGGCATCAATTCACGGGTTTCATTTACCGCATATCCAAACATCAAGCCTTGGTCGCCGGCACCCTGGTTCAGGTCGTTGTCATGGGCTTTGTCCACACCTTGGGCGATGTCCGGGCTTTGGCGGTCGTAGCAAACCATGACGGCACAGCTTTTGTAATCAATGCCGAAGTCACCGTTGTCGTAGCCGATTTTCTTCAGGGTTTCACGGGCCACATCAATGTAATTGACCTGGGCGGTGGTCGTGATTTCACCGGCCATCACCACCAAGCCAGTGTTGGTCAGTGTTTCGGCAGCCACACGGGCTTTGGGGTCTTGTTCGAGAATTGCATCTAAAACGGCATCTGAAATTTGGTCGGCGACTTTGTCGGGGTGGCCTTCAGAAACGGATTCAGATGTGAAGAAAAAGTCGTTTGACATAAAAAAATCTCCAAAAAACAAAGGGTTGGTGCTGCCGCCTTGTTCGTTTGAAGCCGGGCGACGCTTTAGCGGAATTTTTTTCAGTTCGCCCCGCAAGTTGTCATTTAACTCAGCGAACTCGTGAAATATACAACATTTGTGTGTCAAGGAAAAGCGTGTACTGGTTACAATCTGCACCATGATCAAGTTTCTGTTCAAACTCTTCTCCACGTTTCCGCTCCCTGTGCTGCACGTTCTAGGCGCATGGCTGGGGTGGACGGTCTACGGCCTGTCCGCAAGCTATCGACGTAAAATTGACGTGCACTCGAAAATCGCATGTCCGAACGATGAAAAACTGCGTCTTCGAGCTGTTTATGGTTCAGTGAAGCATGCCGGAATGGCCCTGCTTGAGTTGCCTTTTTTGTGGGGATTGTCCACTCAAAAAGGCGCAGCAGCCTGCACCGAAATTTCCGGTTGGGATGTGATGGAACGTGCGCATGCCAAAGGGAAGGGCGTGATTTTCCTGACCCCCCATATGGGAAGTTTTGAGTCGGCCGCCCAAATTTTCTCCACGCGCGCGCCCATCACGGTGTTGTACCGGCCTAATCGCAATCGGGAATTGCAGGAAATTATTGAAGGCAGCCGCGCACGTGACAACGTGGCCTTGGCCCCCACCAACATGTCGGGCGTCAAAATATTGTTGAAAGCGCTCAAGAGGGGGGAAGCTGTGGGCATGTTGCCAGACCAGGTACCTGCCTGGGGCGAGGGCGTTTGGGCCCACATGTTTGGCCAACCCGCCTACACCATGACTTTGCCCGGCCGCCTGCACCAAGCCACCGGTGCTGCAATTGTGCTGGCTGTAGGTTTCAGGAAACCCAATGGCAAAGGGTTTTGCCTTGAATTGCATGAAGGCCC
The nucleotide sequence above comes from Limnobacter thiooxidans. Encoded proteins:
- the metK gene encoding methionine adenosyltransferase, which codes for MSNDFFFTSESVSEGHPDKVADQISDAVLDAILEQDPKARVAAETLTNTGLVVMAGEITTTAQVNYIDVARETLKKIGYDNGDFGIDYKSCAVMVCYDRQSPDIAQGVDKAHDNDLNQGAGDQGLMFGYAVNETRELMPLAISLSHQLVQRQSLLRKDGRLPWLRPDAKSQVTIKYVDGKPYCIDTVVLSTQHSPDIELATLREAVIEEVIKPVLPKELIKGDINFLVNPTGRFVIGGPQGDCGLTGRKIIVDTYGGAAPHGGGAFSGKDPSKVDRSAAYAGRYVAKNIVAAGLAEKCLVQVSYAIGVARPTSIMVNTFGTGKIDDAAITELVSAHFDLRPKGIVQMLDLLRPIYAKTAAYGHFGREEPEFTWERTDKADTLKAAAGI
- a CDS encoding lysophospholipid acyltransferase family protein — its product is MIKFLFKLFSTFPLPVLHVLGAWLGWTVYGLSASYRRKIDVHSKIACPNDEKLRLRAVYGSVKHAGMALLELPFLWGLSTQKGAAACTEISGWDVMERAHAKGKGVIFLTPHMGSFESAAQIFSTRAPITVLYRPNRNRELQEIIEGSRARDNVALAPTNMSGVKILLKALKRGEAVGMLPDQVPAWGEGVWAHMFGQPAYTMTLPGRLHQATGAAIVLAVGFRKPNGKGFCLELHEGPESLSPDPVQAATQVNAEMEKLILMRPEQYYWGYERYKAPKGLQEGQQ